Below is a window of Populus trichocarpa isolate Nisqually-1 chromosome 3, P.trichocarpa_v4.1, whole genome shotgun sequence DNA.
AGTTCAAAACATAGGCTTTGTATATCCCTTTGAGGCAATCGTCTAAACAATCCGATCCAATCCAAATGCATACAtcccttaaaaagaaaaaggccacCAAAGGGAGGACACCTTCTCCAGTACTCCAAAAGTGAAGGGCAACCTGAAACAAATCAGGAAAAAGGAATTATCACCTGCTTCCCAAGTGAATCTGATCCAATATCAACATAGAATCATGcccattaaacataaaaaatcacagTCGAATGTCTCAGGTACTTTCATCTAAAGTAAAAGAGTTAACATGCATTCCATAAACTAGATATAAACAATGAAAAGAGTGAGCATCGAAGatggttaaaataaaatgatcttaGCTGATTTAGGGTATTATGTTTGGTGCACTCACTCCAAGACCATTCATCAGAACTGAATCACATGCCAGTACAACTGATTGAATAGCAATCACTTTAACtgcataaaaaaatctgaaaataaggAAATGATGCATCAAATTGTTCATACCTTAATATATTTCCGTAAGAGAGCTGGAAAGGCAACTAAAAGCACAGATGAAAATTTGAGATGGCGTAAAGTAAATGATATCATCTGCGTGTCAGTCATTTGGTTCAAAACATATAGGGCATTTCCAAGATAAGACTTTGCCAGGTGGTTATAGTTCATCCATTTTTTTGTGTGCAGAAGATCATTTACAGTTTCTTTCTTCCCACCAAAAGCAGGAAGGCCCAAGACATTACGAAGGATTCCATCCATTTCACTCAATACAAATAACATCACTTTATTGAATACACCTAGACATAATACTATACTTCGCTGAAGAATCACCACCTCCATCATCACCATAGTGGCATGCAATTTTGAAAGCTTTCAAAAGTGAACGAACAGCACTTATTTTTCCACTTTCTCGGACAGAATTACACCAGGACTCAACCATTGCAGAAGTAATAACATTATCAGATGGTTTCTCGTCCTCCTTCGCAATATCATGGTCCCTACCTTCCTCATCTACTAGCATGTCTCCATCCCCCACATCTGCATCACCATCTTCCTGCACAAATTTGAACACTATGATTGGGCCATTTGATTGTGctcatcacataaaaaaaataaaaaataaaatgtacacATATTCTGAACACTCACCTCAAAATCTTCATCATCAAATTCTAGAAGCTCCTTGTCATGCTCTTCTAGGTACTTAAAAAATCAGGATcctgttaaaaattaatttgttagcaACTTGTTCACAATCAACAAAGCAGCATGGAAAACAGAAGATTCATTAATCATGAAGCAAATTCATTCTTTGTAAGCATTAACAATCTCCCAAATCCTTCAAATTCATGTATTTCTATTCTCGAAATAATCAAGTAGAAAATCCAAGACCCAACATGAAAGTGAGAACCACAACTACTCAAAACCAAGAAGTGTAGCTGCCTAATCTGCAACCAAGAAAATCTATTCCTCTAAAAAATCAGCTCCTACCATGAAAAAAAGTCATCTGCGCACCAGGCATGACACTTCAGCTCAGCCATCcatcatttgataaaaaatacttgAGTAAAAAACATAACGTTCAAGAACAAAGCATATCTAACCTTTTCCTTAAGTCTCTGCAACTGGTCTTTATGCTCTTTAGCAACTACTGTACGCGACTTCTTCAACATCCTTCCACTtccttcctcctcttcctccatCCACTCTTCATCACTTACCTCAGGCTCTAAATCCCTAACTGAAATCAACAATCACCAATAAACAAAAAACCCGTTAGCAAATACTCAAAAACACATCAACCaatttgcaaaaacaaacaaaataacccCACCAACCCaccaaataaaagaacaaaaaaaccataaagctTCAATCATTTCCAATAATACCATTTAcaatgaagaagataaaaacatgggtttttaacatagtaaataaatcaacaatcttaaccatgaaaaaatcatatcaaatcaaGATTAAAAGCACTAAACTTCAccataaaaacctaaaaacagCTAACTATATAACACTGAGTGTGTATAAGAGAGAGCAAAACCTGGGTATTCAATGTCCATTTTGAAAAGTGACTATGGAAAGCTGCTCCTGTTGTTAtcaaaagagaaattttatgcAGAAGAATAATTTgaggaaaagcaaaaaaagattttcaagtTCCTGTCTTTGATACTTCACTGAGCAgctaaaaccctaattttttttcttattaggggttttgtttgttcttcttctttccctttttttatttgggccTATAAccttgaaatattaaaaataacttggatTAGAAAGTCCATTAAGAAAAAGTGGGTTTGGatgatatgtttttattgattatttttttatttttttatttaaattaattttgaaatatataagaAACAAGATGTGTATCAAAATACATATTCATAACCATTGCACTAAGTTGACATATATATGAATTATTCAAGCTTTGAGTCCAACGCTACCTTTATTTTCGCTGTGTTTGAGAATGTTtggtttaaaaaacattaaatttatattttttttagtgggttttttttagttttaatgtattaatattaaacataaaaaatatataaaaagaaacattttgattaattttcaaagaaaaaacacttttaaaaattgtttttcaccacaataccaaacacatattaAGAATTTGTTTGGTATTCTAGTACAATATAGTTGGAAATGTTTCTAGAttgatcataattttaaaaagttatttatttttcattgtttaaacACGTTTTTCATCTTAAATTATGGTAAAAACTTGGGTTTGAGATAAGTTAAaatttgtagctttttttaagtctgttttttcaaatcacaatcaTAAAAACTAACATAATGCTAAATACACACTCAacaacttcattaaaaaaaaaggttttcattaaaaaaaaaatgttatagcaccgacatatattttttaacttttagtGAAGTGTAATTCGTGCTTTAAAAGGATTATTacctctacaaaaaaaaatttacctcaCCTCACTACACCTCATTCTTAAACCCACACATAAATTTTAAGTCTAAATAACTAAGTaaaagagttaatataaaatcatgcCATCTAATAATtctttgtataataataataataataataatagaagttgttgttgttattctaaatcaattttttatcattatttttgtatatatcttgaaaaaaatagaaaaatatatattttcaataaatttatctattttgttattttttgtttaatttttgtgtgtCAAGTAATcttggaaataataataataaaataaatacaaaaaatatatgtaattgGGGTTGCAATTGaaccaatatttaaaaatcataagccGAAAAGAAGTTTggaattttttaagttataattGGGGTTTGAATTGAAGATAAATGGGCTTAAATTAAGTTTGGCACAATTAGATCAAAGAAGAAATCTATTTCTGCTAGAGAAGCTAAAACAACGCCGTTTCACTCTAAGTGAAACGATGCATtttacttgaaagaaaaaagaacatgcTGATGAAGAGCAAAAggaaacagtgtcgttttgtCCTAAAACCTGCAGAAACTCTGGGCATGAAAGGATGCTGGGGAAGCTGACTCTCAGGCATTATTGGGGTTTAATTTTGATCCCAATCAATCCTCATGACGGAGACAAAACAAGAGAAACGTGATCTCTAATAGTTCAGCTACATCCTTGGGGcaagaaatcaaagtttaaattaCAGAATCAGTCACAGATTTGAAGCCAAAGGTGACCACTCGGTCAGCCACCCGTTCAGACGCTAAACCCAGACCACTCGGTCAGCCACCCGTTCAGACGCTAAACCCagtctttccttttttattcaagaCAGAAGGTAAAAAGGGCAGAGTGACCTTGACAGCAAGCGTTAGAGGCAGTCACCTAATTTGTTCCTTACAATTCTTGCTCATTCGAAGAGAAGTAGCTCTGCAAAATCAGGTTCAAAGACCTTTGTATGCTTTTTCTTCTCGTGTAATACGTGATAAAAGATTTTGCTTGAATCTGTAGTTTTTCCTTCAGTTATTAAAGTATGAAACACATTTGTCTGCAATTTGGACAATTGCGGAGGCTTAATCCCGTTTTATTTCTTCTGTTACTGTCGTGATTGCTGTAGAACCAGTCACTGTAATTGATTTCCTTTCTTCCCTCAAACACATTTGTCCCCGGAATAAATGCATGCCCACGTgaaccagtaaaaaaaaaaaaaaaagaacgaaagAGAGGCTGAGCAAGTCTTAAGATTAATTAGCTTGGATCTTCAAAATAATAACAGGGGTCTTGATAAGATGTTCATTGGGTTGGgctgtcaaattttaaaagaaatcaagttgGGCACTGTTACAATAAGGCCAGTCACGTTGACCTGCGTAACAAAATAGACCAGACAAGCTGGCCTGACTCGCTAGGCTTACTAACGTGCCtgattttactcttttttttgtttaattttttttaaattaatgattttttatatggtttttttctttattttttatatttagactaatatttattttctctttcattttgtttagaaaaactttgttaaatgatgattattttttcttattatacatttaaattttaatgagctttcctatttttttaaatcttttgtataaagaaattttaattttaaaaatattttttttcttataagaacCATTTGACACCCTCCATTTCATTAGAAAACTTTACAAGAACAATGggtaatttgaatttttttaactttgccCCTGGGCCTTCAGATTCATCCCTGCCAAGTCCCAATGGACACCCTGCCAAGGTTGCTTGGAAACCATTATCGGTTCTGAAAAATCTTATGTGTTCAACAATATACTTGGTatctttattgatgatttcttttagtattacagaaaaaaataaataattttttattcaatagggTATTCTGAGATCAGTTTACACGAAATCAAGTCTTATCCTCGAACGATTCTAAAATCACAATCTACATTAAGAACTTGAGAATATTACCAATACATCTCCCTTTATTCTCACAACATTGTGGGGAAAAAGTGTTATTAATTTTCACATAATATTTGCATATTATCTTCCATTAAAGCTGAGCAAGCAGACTGATATCAACAGGAAATGCATCAGTCACTGACTGAGCCCTGTATGCTCTCCTTCCCAAGATCAAAGCTCTAGCCTCTGTAGGATGTGCCGAATCATAGAATGCATACTCAGTCCTATCAGGGCATGGAATTGTAGAAGGATCACATAATCCTGTACTGGTCAAGTTGCAACAAGCAACTCTGGTGAACCTGAAAGCTGCATATAATATTATCCataattaagattataataaatcatatatatttatagaaccAACAAGATAATAAATCTTGATTACACTAAATGGCATGgtgttaataagaaaatgagagTTTACCTCGAGTTGATTCGGCATCAATCTGGTAAAAATTTATGTAAGTAAATTTAGCTCCAGGAAGATTGGCGTTAAGGTTTGTAACTAATGGTATAAGCTTGCTATTGAAGATTTGTACTGCGTTGTTGATCACCTCTACACATGAAGAGCCATTCGTACCATATGTTGCCAGTGCATTGGGCGAGCAACCATTTTGAATTAGTCCCGCAACAGCCACCTTCCTTGCTCCAAGATCGTATAAGCTCTgcagtatatatataaaccatacatcagatgaaataaatatttacatgtcGGGAATTGGAAGCGGTTACATATAAAACTGTAGCAATTACCTCTAATTGCTGAGAATATTGTTGAATGAGCACTGTAGCGTATTGGTGAGCACTGAATTGCCTGCTAGTGTTATATAACTGGGGAAGGAAGTAATTCATTGTGTAGTCATTGTTGCCCATGTCAATGGTATAAATGCACTTGTTTAGGTGCTTCATGGCTGAATCTTTATTTCCCAGTGCTTCAGTGATGAGTGAAATTATGATGCGGTGATTTTGTAGCTGCTCATCCAGGGATATCACATCACCCTAAATACcaccacaaaaaaaatagaatagaaatattatcacaaaaattatgaaaattagtATTATCTCTGTGCTTAGCTAGTATGAACAAATGTAGTTACCACTGCTAATCGTCCACTTTCATTGCGAATCCCAGCTGATCCAGATGCGTAATTTACAcctcttaatatattttttgtagcTTTTGCTTCATTGAAGGTTGGAATATAGTCGTCAAATCCCAAAAGCTTAGCTGTAACAAAATAGTATCGATGGGTTAGTATGATAATCATGCTATGCAACATGGTATCGATCAATTTAAATACCTAGgttattgatttaaaacataGTTCTGAAATCTAGACCGGTTAATTTACACATCAGCGGttgatttgaatttattatttatttttatttaaaaaaatattattttagataaaaaaaaataaaatgaaaactttgTTAATAACTCCAAAACTTCGATATCACTTTTTAGGACCATTAATTTTTGCCCGGAGACTAAATCACaacaaatttaatatggtttgactACTAACTTGCTTGCTTGCGTGCACGGAACGCATAAATCAATATTATTGGATTGGAATTAGGGGGGAGACCACAATTTAAAGGAGAGCAAATTACATATATATCCTCACTCTCTTGTAATTGtctcacctctctctctctatcacaAATTGGCTCTCTTCTGCTGCTTACTGCTAAAATTAATTCACCGAATGGGTGCCAACCCATTAAGTAGCTAGGTTGTCTCTCATATGGGTAAGCTACACAATTAATCGAGCCCTGTGGCCTGTGTCAACATGTTAACGAGTCGAACTACCAAGTCATTCTAGGTTTCAGAACTAATTTTAAGGTATGTGTGGataacaaactaaaaataataataaattattatcaaagATGTACAAAAGCGTTAATTACTAAGAATATTTGATGTTTCAAATCATTCTAGGTTTCAGAACTAATTTTAAGGTATGTGTGGataacaaactaaaaataataataaattattatcaaagATGTACAAAAGCGTTAATTACTAAGAATATTTGATATTTCAAATCATTCTAGGTTTCAGAACTAATTTTAAGATATGTATGGataacaaactaaaaataataataaattattatcaaagATGTACAAAAACGTTAATTACTAAGAATATTTGATGTTTCAAATATTAACAGGTAAATTATTAGTGAAAAGAGAAATAATTATAGTTAGTATTaggattaaaaagaaatcaaaatatatactcaTTTAAGTAATTAGAGAGGGAGGAAGAAGGAGACCAATGACATCGGCTGTGTTGTTGCCATTGCTAAACCTCCCGGTAGGCCCTTTGCTAAAGTCAATCCCATAAGGAGTATAATTGGCTTTTGCCAACGTCGAAAGATTGTTGTTGTTTCCATTATCAAAGAGTGAGTccccaaaaacaaagaaacatggCACTTGAGGTTCTCCATAAGCACAATTCTGCAAGTTTGAGATGATCAGCAATGGAATGGTGAAGAAGATCCACCATAGCAGCTTAGGCTGATTTTCCATTAATGAAAACTGAATTAGCTAGAAGTGATTGAAACTAGATAAACAAAGAACGAAGGGTGATGATGATCTGAATGAAGAAGTTAATAGACGAGAGTTTAATTTGTTGAGAACTACAAGCCCAAAAATTGCTGATTTTATAGGCGTGGAGATGTGGTTGTTATAGACTATtattagctatatatatatatatatatatatatatatagctggtTATCCTACTCTTGGCTACGTGATTTGAATGCATGATTTGACTTCAA
It encodes the following:
- the LOC18097244 gene encoding nucleolar complex protein 2 homolog produces the protein MENLKCHVSLFLGTHSLIMETTTIFRRWQKPIILLMGLTLAKGLPGAKLLGFDDYIPTFNEAKATKNILRGVNYASGSAGIRNESGRLAVGDVISLDEQLQNHRIIISLITEALGNKDSAMKHLNKCIYTIDMGNNDYTMNYFLPQLYNTSRQFSAHQYATVLIQQYSQQLESLYDLGARKVAVAGLIQNGCSPNALATYGTNGSSCVEVINNAVQIFNSKLIPLVTNLNANLPGAKFTYINFYQIDAESTRVRDLEPEVSDEEWMEEEEEGSGRMLKKSRTVVAKEHKDQLQRLKEKYLEEHDKELLEFDDEDFEEDGDADVGDGDMLVDEEGRDHDIAKEDEKPSDNVITSAMVESWCNSVRESGKISAVRSLLKAFKIACHYGDDGGGDSSAKYSIMSRFFYAVKVIAIQSVVLACDSVLMNGLGVALHFWSTGEGVLPLVAFFFLRDVCIWIGSDCLDDCLKGIYKAYVLNCHFINAAKLQHIQFRANCVIELLGVDLPTAYQHAFVFIRQLAMILRDAITMKTKLNGSADPTSLRLRLVAAAAAVVVLMCEFNLRVFYLLDSFCKVYEWKFMNFLELWTGAICTYSSEADLNPLAYPLTQIISGVARLVPTARCFPLRLRCVRMLNRIAASTATRLRSFCKSTKIERFQKQMRELIRQIEANSKFTNEKRMSIIFLPNDPTAASFLEDEKKSGASPLLRYVATLRQIAQQRIDSLTESSVLVVKHSSVFRNKIPESDEDDDDAVNEKGASVFSSSWLPGGTPKAKPSKEEEKKKKRKAEHQEEVALDEDVVEDLVLSSDEDGSVDDSSSDEDESPKSMPGKVDSAKSAPSKQHRKKQKAPENLSNKDVPSHAKKFKKRKTTNPVEIARKNFVR